The Acidimicrobiia bacterium nucleotide sequence GAACTCATACAATCGTGAACTGCTGGTGGTGCTTGGTGGGTTCTTTCCTGACGACGTTTCGTTTTCCATCTTCGACGCCGTCGACGTCCCGGTGTTCAACGCAGATCTCGAGGTCGACGGTGATCCCCCATCGGTGAGTGCCCTCAAAGAGGCGATCGCCAGGGCCGATCTGGTGGTCTTCGCCACACCTGAGTACAACGGAAGCATTCCCGGCAGCATGAAGAACCTCATTGATTGGGCATCGCGGGCGCCCGATCCACTCAAGGGGAAGCCCGCTGCCATCATCGGGGGAACCACCGGCCGGTTTGGCACGGCCCATGCTCAGATGATGCTTCGCCATATCCTCGTGTATATGAATTGTCCCCTTCTGCCAGGCATGATTGCGTTTGCCCACCTGCGCGATTCCTTTGACGGTATGACTCTCATCGATGATGCCATCTCGGGACGGCTGGAAAAAGCCGCTGGTGCCATGCTGGATTGGGTGGCGAAGGTCGGCTCAGAGAGCCAGGTCTAGGTCTCGGGCTCGAAGTCCAACGCCGCTGAGTTGATGCAGTACCGCTGGCCGGTTGGTTGTGGTCCATCTGGAAAGACATGACCGAGGTGGGCGTCGCAGTTGGCGCACCTGGCTTCGGTTCGAACCATTCCGAGTGATCGGTCGACGATTTCAGTCAGCCGGGCGTCCGGAAGCGGCTCCCAGTAGGACGGCCAACCGGATCCCGAGTCGTATTTGGTATCCGAGCCAAACAACGGTTGACCACAACCGACACATTTGTACTGGCCGGTCGCCTTGCTGTCCCAGTACTTTCCCGTGAAAGCGGGTTCGGTCCCACCCTCTCTGATCACGTGATACTGCTCCGGCGTGAGATTGGTGTCCTGGTTTTCAGTGCTCATACGGTGGCCCCTTCCGTCTGTTGCCGTCGCTCTGCGAGGTATCCCCACACTGCCAGACTAAACCCGAAACCGATCAAAGCTATTGCGACCAACATGGTGTCGTGGAGGCCGCTCACGATCCCTGCCGGGTCGTTCTGGCCGCCGGCCGCGTCAGCCCGGATAGACCAAAACGTGGTGAGGACGCCGATGCCGGTTATCTGACCGAGAATGCGCGTCAGGTTGAGGAGGCCCGAGGCTATGCCGAGCCGTTCTGGTCGCACCGATCCCATGATGATCGAGTTGTTTGGTGACTGGAATAGACCCATTCCAACCCCGATCGGGGCGAGTGCGAGAACAAACCCGGTCGGCGTGGTGTCCACGCCCAACCGGCGGAAGGACCAGTAGCCGAAGAGCAACACAAGGAGCCCGGCGATCGTGATGGGGCGCGCGCCGATCTTGTCGGACAACCAGCCGCTGGCTGGAGCGAAGATCGCCAGCAGGATCGGTGAGGCGGCCAGAAGCAAACCGATCTGGCGGGATTCGAATCCCAGCGTCCGCTCGAGATAGAACGGCGAGATGAAGAAGACCCCGGAGACACACACGAATGCCAACAGTCCAGTGATGATGTTGATGGAGAACAGTTTGTTCTCGAAGATCGCCAGGTCGATGATCGGTTGATCAACCTTCCGCTCCCACATCACGAAGGCTATGGCGAGCACGACAGCCATCGTCAACAGGCTGAGTACGATTCCCGACCCGAACCCTCGCGACCCGCCCAGGGTTACTCCCAGCATGAACGAGGTAATGGCCACCGCGAACAGGCCGGCCCCTGCGAAATCAAACCTCTGTTTCCCGCCTGGAATGGTGTTGGGAATGTATCGGATCGAGGTAATCGTGCCGACGATTCCTACGGGGACGTTGACGAGAAAGATCCATCGCCATGTCGAGGCCGAAAGAATCAGGCCGCCCAGAGTCGGTCCAACGACGATGCCTACCGAGACGGTCGTGCCGATGAGACCCAGGGCTCTTCCGCGCTCGGTGGGGGGGAAGGCCTCGGTCAGAATGGCGATACCGAGTGAAAGGATCATGGCGGCCCCCACGGCCTGGATGATTCTCCACCCGATGAGAATCCCGACCGATTGTGAAGTGGCCGATGCCAGGGAACCGACTGTGAATACAACGAACCCGGTGGTGTAGATGCGCTTCTTCCCGATCATGTCGCCGAGGCGGCCGATGAGCAGGGATAAGGTCCCCAGCACGAGTAGGTAGGCGAGGACCACCCACTGGACCGACGAGAATTGGGCTCCAAACTCCTCTTGCAACGTGGGTAGGGCGATGTTGACGATGCTGCCGTCGATGGTCGACAGGAAGACGCCCATTGACACGGCGCCCATCACAAACCATTTACGTGAGTAGTCCACTGGTATCCCGCTTGACAACCGCCCTACCCTACTCCCGGCCCGCCGGGTAGGTTGCTAGCAAAGGTGCAGGCGATCAGTTGGGCGAGCGGCCGGTAATCTCTTCAAGTAGACGTTCCCCGGTGGCGCGGCCTTCATGATCGGTGATCAGTCCGAAGGCTTCCCTGGCGATGATCTCACCCACCTCACGAAGTCGCGGATCCGGGAGCGGTCCAGCTGCGAGGGCGGCGACGTACTCTCGGATTGTCTCGTGGTCTTGTCTCGGTCGATCGTGGGTCGAGCCGGCGTATTCGAGGGTTTCGGTGATCCGTTCGACCCAGCTGCGGTTGGCCTTGCGACGGCGCTCCGTCACGATTCGGCCGATGACCATTGTCAGCATGCCGCCGAACCCGATAACGAGTACCAGGGCAAGCGTAATCCCCAATGTCCGACCTACCAGCGAAGCGTTGTCACGAATCCAGGCGACGACGGCTGACCCGGCGGTGGCCGGTGGTTCGAATTCCCCGGCGAGCGGTACCTGGGCGGTTGGATCAAACCCCTGCCAACCGACTCCAGGGAAGTAGACCTCAGCCCACGAGTGGGCATCGGACGCTCGGACCTCGTACAACCCGGTCAAAGAGTTCCGTTCTCCTGGGATGAACCCGACCGCCAACCGGCTTGGGACGCCGAGGGACCGGAGCATCACAACCAGGCTGGTTCCGATTTGTTCACAGAATCCCTGGCGGGTTTCGAACAGATATTCGTCAACCGAGTCGGCGCCGTCGGGTAGGGGTGGAATGTCCAGGCTGTATGTGGTGTTCTGAGCCATCCAGTCCTCAAGCGCCTGGATCTTGTCGTATGTGGTTGGCGAATCCGCGGTGATCTCCTGCGCCAGATCGAGCACCCGTTGGGGAATCCCGTCCGGTAGTTGTAGGAAGGGATCCATCGAAATGGGCAAATCCGTTCGAAGCGGGTCGCTCACCTTCAGGAGCGACTCGGTGACGTACGGCCGCTGGCTGATCACCGTGTAAACCGCTCCTCGCCCGAGATCTGATCCGGCTCGCAGTGCCCCGTCTGGCTGCTGGAACAAGAATCGGGCGTCGAAGTAGACCTCGGACATTCGGTAGGCGCCGAAGACGAGGTTCGGACCCGGTTGTTCGATGTAGAACGTTTGAATGAAGTCATCGGCCGGTTGGGGAAGGTCTCCGATGGTCAGCGGCACCTGGATGGGCGCCTGGCCGCCGATGGTCGTTGAGGCGTTGTCAGAAACGGTCCAGGTGACCCCATCCCAAACATCGAACGTCTGCCCTCGCCAGAAGGCTGGAGCAGATGCCCGCACTCTCATCACCAGGGTGTCATCCGGTCGGCCTCTTGCCGACGTATCGAGCTGTTCGGCAAAACCGAAGTAGCCGGAGCCCGCCACCCCGTTCGACGTATCCGATTGGTTTCGGTTGGCGCGGCTGCCCAGTGAGGGATTGGACAGTGACCCGGGACTACCCAGTGCGGTTGACGAGGGAAGCTCGGCAGGGAAGGTGAACGAACGGGAAGCTCGGGCGCTCGGCAAGGCGAGGAACACAAGAATCGAGGTCAGCCCGAGAATCGCCACCGATCTGGCGGCGGCTTTGGTCGCTCCAGGCGTGATGGAAGCCACGGGGTCTCCGAGGGGCGGTAGGTCGGCGATTGAGCTGCGGTAGGCAAGCATGAGGGAGACCATCACCCCGACTGCCCAGAGGGCGATGAAGATCCCGAGGCTCGACGAAATCGACAGGGCGGCGGTGATGGCCATCATGGCCGCCGACGATGCCAGGGAGAACATCAGGTCCCGACGGGCCGGCACGTGGAGCGAGTGAATGACCTGCACCCACAAAAAGAGTTCGGCCAGAGGGACCTGAATATCAACCAGACCGTCCTGGAACGACGAAACCAGTTCTCCGAAGAACCCGATGACCGAGATGATCAGTGCGATTGCGAGGACCGCTTTAAGCTTCAAGGCATCGGTGTGGCGCATGCGATACGAAAGCAGGAACCCCGCAGGAATACCGATGATTGCGACCAGGGCGGGGGCCGTACGTACAAACCCCTGGGCGATCAGAGCCAATACCGAGACGATAACGGTGATACCCACGGCGACCCTCACGGCCGTGAACCGTTCGGGGTCTGTGGCCAGGTTGGCCTGTCGGATGGTTTCGGTAAGTTTCATGGCACGTCGACGATCGTGACCGGTCGTTCGTCGTCGGGGAGTTCGGCTGGGCGACCGTTGGTGGCGTGCGCCAGTCGCCGCCCGGCTTCGAGCATGGAACCGACCGCACCGCCGTGCGGGCCGCTTCGCTCGGCCGTCAGCAGTCGGACGGGGACCCCGGCCGCCAGGCCCTTCTGCACATGGCCGTAGGCGATGCCGGCTCGCCAGTCAGCCTCGTCTGGAGTGCAGTTGAGATCGAGGCGGACCACGAGGTGGGGGGCGTCGGGTGACTCCAATTCCTTGACCATGGGTTGGTTCAGTCGAGCAGTTGCCGGCCAATGGATCATGCGAAGAGAGTCGCCCTGCCGGTAGTCGCGGATCGAGCGAACCGTCTCCCCTGCACCAACCCGGCGCCCGATCGCTTCCGAACCGGTGGCAGGACTGGAGGTGGTGACGGCGAACACAACCGGCTCGACTCGTGGTGCCACCGCCACCGGGGTTGGTAGAGCGACGACAATCTGGCGGCTCGCCCACATAAGACCCACCGGCGAGGCGGTCGACACCTCAGCCACCAGTTGAGTGATGACCCCTCGTCGGTCGGCTACTGCCTGGAGCTCTCCAGCGTTCGGAAGGTTCGCTTCGACCCATTCAGAAGCTGGTTTGAGCAGGCGGACCTGAATAGACGAGGAGGGGCCGTCGACTGCCAGCTTGATCGAGAACGGTCGGCCAGCGACGGCATCGCTCGGGGCGACCGCGGAGATGGTGACGCGCCGGATGGCCAACCAGGGCCCAATCGCACCGATGGCGAGGAGTCCGGCCGCCATAGCGAGCAGCACGGTTAGCCAACCAGCGCCGGTGGTACGAGAGGCGACGAGAAACGCGGTAGCGAGCGCCCCGATGGCGTACACCCCCCGGGTAGGTCGTATGCGAATCCGTTTGTTACCCACGGGGAACGGTGACGGAGCGGAGCACGTCGTCCATGATCGATCGCGCAGCGGTCACGTTGGTCCCTCCTGACAAGATGATCCGATGTGACAGCACCGAACCGGCGACGGCCTTCACGTCGTCAGGTGTGACGAAGCGTTGGCCGACGGTGGTGGCATGGCCGCGCGCCACGGCCAGGAGGCCAAGACTGGCGCGGGGGGACGCTCCGAGGGAGATCTCTGGATGGTGGCGGGTGGCGGTCACGATATCAAGGATGTAATTGGCGACAGCTTCGCTGCAATGCAGGCTGCGAACTTCCTGAATCGCCCTGGCAAGGTTCTCTGGACTGACGACTGCCTGCAACCCGGAAAGCTGACCGGCCCCTCCGTCGCCCATCAGAAGGCCCCGCTCCGTTTCACGGTCAGGCAAGCCCATTTCGAAGATGGCACTGAACCGATCAAGTTGCCCTTCGACAAGGGGAAACGTTCCTGCGTGCTCAAAGGGGTTCTGGGTGGCGATCAGAAAGAAGGGGTCGGGCAGGGGGTGAGTGGTGCCGTCGACGGATACTTGTCTTTCCTCCATGGCCTCAAGGAGGGCGGCCTGGGTGCGGGGAGTGGCGCGGTTGATTTCATCAACGATCACGACGTTGGCGAAGAGTGGGCCCGGACGGAAGTGCCACGACTCCGTTGATCGACGGTAGATGGCAACGCCGGTGAGGTCGGCAGGCAAGAGGTCGGGGGTGCCTTGCACCCGGCGAAACGTGCCACCGATGGAGGCTGCCAGAGACTTGGCGAGGAGGGTCTTGCCAACGCCCGGGACGTCTTCCACCAGGATATGGCCTCCGGAAAGCAGGGTGGCGATGATGAGGCGTAGTTCGGTGGGCTTACCGCGAATGACCCTTGAGAGGCTGGCGAACAGTGTGGAGGCGACCTGGGAGCCGAGCGGAGCTGCGGCAAGCACGGTAGGGACGGCGGGCGGCGCTGATTGCATTTGTTCTGTATCGGCACGAACCGTCGGCCTATTTAGGATCGGTTAGTCGCAATATTCTCAGGCAGCCGGGATGAGTTCTGGCTGATGTTCGCCTGCGTTGCGTTGGATGAGCGAGATGGCTCCGAGGATCATGACGGCACCCACGATTTGGCCGATGGTCAGTTTCTGAGCCAGGAATCCCCACGCCAGGACCGTGGCAACCAGCGGCTCCCATGTCGCGGTCAGACCGATAAGCGGGGCGGGGGCAAGTCCCAGTGCCTTGATTTCAAGCGCGAATGGCACGATGGTTCCGATGATGACCACGGCGCCCAGTTGCCACCAGGCGGTATTGGAAAGATCCGTCGGGAAGTTCCAGATCGGCACCGCAACAATCCAGATGGCCGCTGCCACCCCGAACCCGTAGGCCATGATTCCCGGTGAACTGAGGTCCTTGCTGAGTCGTTCCGCCAAAGCGAGGTAGAAGGCGAACGCCACCGATGAAATGAGTCCGGCTGCCAGCCCGGGAAGGTTCAGAGCGGCGCCTTCCCACGCCCTGGCCACCAGGCCGACGCCGATGATCGCGGCGCCCGCGGCCGACCAGGCCACGGCCGGAACTGCGTCGCCGCGAATCCAGCGATTCCATGCCAGCAGGAACACGGGAGCGATGAATTGGATGGTGGCTCCTGGCCCGACTCCGATAAGGTCGATAGCCAGGTAGAAGGTGTAGGTCACGGTTGCCAGAGCTACCCCGAAGGCAACGACATACGGCCAGGTCCGGCGCGACGGGAACTCTCTTTTCCACAGAACGTATGGCACAAAGGCCAGTGTGCCGGCGAGAGCCCGCACTTCTGCGACCCGGGCTACGGGAATCTCTGCGAAGACGGCTGCCGCCAAGACTCCGGCTACCCCCCACAGGGTGGCCGCGACAAGTGCGAGCATGATGCCGGTCCGGATTCGCATCAGCACAGAGTAGGTGATGCCATCGCGGCTCTGGTTGGCTGGTGTGACCCGCAGTTCTACCGAAAACAAGGCGGTCTCGACTCGCCTGGGATTTGGAGTTACCTTGGCCGGTGAACGCTCTATGGCTCGTGTCGGTAGAAACCTGCGGTGGCGGGAGGTAATGGGTCGTTGCCCAGGATCAGATCGGCAGCTTTCTCGGCCAACATCATGACGGGAGCGTAGATGTTCCCGTTGGTGACAAAGGGCATCACGGAAGCGTCCACGACCCGGACCCCCTCTACCCCATGCACCTTCATGGTGAGGGGGTCGACGACTGCTTCGGGACCGGTTCCCATTTTGGCTGTGCCGCACGGGTGGAGGGCGGTCTCAGCATCCTTGCGGACCCAGTCGAGTATTTCCTCGTCGGTGGACACCGAAGGGCCAGGTGAAAGCTCACCGCCGTTGAATTGATCGAATGCCGGTTGGGTGAGAATTGTGCGCGCCGCCCGCACTGCTTCCTTCCACTCTCGCCGGTCCTGGTCGGTTGAGAGGTAGTTGAACCGGAGTTCCGGTTTGACCAAAGGATCTGTCGATTTGATCTTCACCGATCCACGGGCGTCCGAAAACATCGGGCCGATATGCACCTGATACCCATGTCCCTTGGTGGGCACGGTTCCGTCGTAGCGAATGGCGATCGGAAGGAAATGGAACATGAGGTTGGGCCATTCGACGTCGTCGTTTGAACGAATGAATCCGCCGGCTTCGAAGTGGTTGGTGGCGGCGGCGCCCTTGCGTCTGAACAGCCAGTCGAACCCGATCTTTGGCCGGCGCCACCAGTCGAGTGCCGGCGCCATGGATACGGGTTGGGTGCAGGAATACTGGATGTAGACCTCAAGATGATCCTGGAGGTTCTCGCCAACGCCTGGTACGTCCGCCACCACCGGTATGCCAAGTTTCTCAAGATCGGCAGCGTTGCCCACGCCTGACAGTTGAAGTAGCTGTGGAGTGTTGATAGACCCGGCTGCGCAAATGACATCTTTGGCGGCGGCAAACCTCGACCGGCCGCCCTTGGTGTACTCGACGCCGACCGCCGTCGTGCCTTCGAAGCGGATCCTCGTCGTCATGGCCCTGGTGATCACGGTGAGATTGGGTCGATTCATCACCGGATGTAGGTAGGCCTGAGCTGCGGAGAGGCGGCGGCCGCGGTGAATGTTGCGATCGAACCGGGCAAAGCCCTCTTGTCGGAAACCGTTGACGTCGTCGGTCAACGGGTAGCCG carries:
- the msrB gene encoding peptide-methionine (R)-S-oxide reductase MsrB is translated as MSTENQDTNLTPEQYHVIREGGTEPAFTGKYWDSKATGQYKCVGCGQPLFGSDTKYDSGSGWPSYWEPLPDARLTEIVDRSLGMVRTEARCANCDAHLGHVFPDGPQPTGQRYCINSAALDFEPET
- the betA gene encoding choline dehydrogenase, translated to MIYDYVIVGGGSAGSALANRLSADPANQVLVLEAGRPDRKWDIFIHMPGAFSIPIGNRFYDWKYESEPEPEMGGRKVYHARGKVLGGSSSINGMIFQRGNAMDYQRWAADPGMDTWNYAHCLPYFKRMETCLAGGDDWRGDKGPLVLERGPAESPLFDAFFEAVEQAGYPLTDDVNGFRQEGFARFDRNIHRGRRLSAAQAYLHPVMNRPNLTVITRAMTTRIRFEGTTAVGVEYTKGGRSRFAAAKDVICAAGSINTPQLLQLSGVGNAADLEKLGIPVVADVPGVGENLQDHLEVYIQYSCTQPVSMAPALDWWRRPKIGFDWLFRRKGAAATNHFEAGGFIRSNDDVEWPNLMFHFLPIAIRYDGTVPTKGHGYQVHIGPMFSDARGSVKIKSTDPLVKPELRFNYLSTDQDRREWKEAVRAARTILTQPAFDQFNGGELSPGPSVSTDEEILDWVRKDAETALHPCGTAKMGTGPEAVVDPLTMKVHGVEGVRVVDASVMPFVTNGNIYAPVMMLAEKAADLILGNDPLPPATAGFYRHEP
- a CDS encoding MoxR family ATPase codes for the protein MQSAPPAVPTVLAAAPLGSQVASTLFASLSRVIRGKPTELRLIIATLLSGGHILVEDVPGVGKTLLAKSLAASIGGTFRRVQGTPDLLPADLTGVAIYRRSTESWHFRPGPLFANVVIVDEINRATPRTQAALLEAMEERQVSVDGTTHPLPDPFFLIATQNPFEHAGTFPLVEGQLDRFSAIFEMGLPDRETERGLLMGDGGAGQLSGLQAVVSPENLARAIQEVRSLHCSEAVANYILDIVTATRHHPEISLGASPRASLGLLAVARGHATTVGQRFVTPDDVKAVAGSVLSHRIILSGGTNVTAARSIMDDVLRSVTVPRG
- a CDS encoding DHA2 family efflux MFS transporter permease subunit codes for the protein MDYSRKWFVMGAVSMGVFLSTIDGSIVNIALPTLQEEFGAQFSSVQWVVLAYLLVLGTLSLLIGRLGDMIGKKRIYTTGFVVFTVGSLASATSQSVGILIGWRIIQAVGAAMILSLGIAILTEAFPPTERGRALGLIGTTVSVGIVVGPTLGGLILSASTWRWIFLVNVPVGIVGTITSIRYIPNTIPGGKQRFDFAGAGLFAVAITSFMLGVTLGGSRGFGSGIVLSLLTMAVVLAIAFVMWERKVDQPIIDLAIFENKLFSINIITGLLAFVCVSGVFFISPFYLERTLGFESRQIGLLLAASPILLAIFAPASGWLSDKIGARPITIAGLLVLLFGYWSFRRLGVDTTPTGFVLALAPIGVGMGLFQSPNNSIIMGSVRPERLGIASGLLNLTRILGQITGIGVLTTFWSIRADAAGGQNDPAGIVSGLHDTMLVAIALIGFGFSLAVWGYLAERRQQTEGATV
- a CDS encoding NAD(P)H-dependent oxidoreductase, whose product is MTRILGICGSLRANSYNRELLVVLGGFFPDDVSFSIFDAVDVPVFNADLEVDGDPPSVSALKEAIARADLVVFATPEYNGSIPGSMKNLIDWASRAPDPLKGKPAAIIGGTTGRFGTAHAQMMLRHILVYMNCPLLPGMIAFAHLRDSFDGMTLIDDAISGRLEKAAGAMLDWVAKVGSESQV
- a CDS encoding EamA family transporter, with translation MRIRTGIMLALVAATLWGVAGVLAAAVFAEIPVARVAEVRALAGTLAFVPYVLWKREFPSRRTWPYVVAFGVALATVTYTFYLAIDLIGVGPGATIQFIAPVFLLAWNRWIRGDAVPAVAWSAAGAAIIGVGLVARAWEGAALNLPGLAAGLISSVAFAFYLALAERLSKDLSSPGIMAYGFGVAAAIWIVAVPIWNFPTDLSNTAWWQLGAVVIIGTIVPFALEIKALGLAPAPLIGLTATWEPLVATVLAWGFLAQKLTIGQIVGAVMILGAISLIQRNAGEHQPELIPAA
- a CDS encoding DUF58 domain-containing protein; this encodes MGNKRIRIRPTRGVYAIGALATAFLVASRTTGAGWLTVLLAMAAGLLAIGAIGPWLAIRRVTISAVAPSDAVAGRPFSIKLAVDGPSSSIQVRLLKPASEWVEANLPNAGELQAVADRRGVITQLVAEVSTASPVGLMWASRQIVVALPTPVAVAPRVEPVVFAVTTSSPATGSEAIGRRVGAGETVRSIRDYRQGDSLRMIHWPATARLNQPMVKELESPDAPHLVVRLDLNCTPDEADWRAGIAYGHVQKGLAAGVPVRLLTAERSGPHGGAVGSMLEAGRRLAHATNGRPAELPDDERPVTIVDVP